From Coffea arabica cultivar ET-39 chromosome 10e, Coffea Arabica ET-39 HiFi, whole genome shotgun sequence, one genomic window encodes:
- the LOC113712080 gene encoding protein MKS1 — translation MTMDFSDYSSGKSPRRELQGPRPTPLKVRKDSHKIRKPPVPPQPSQPQAPPRPPVIIYTVSPKVIHANPNEFMTLVQRLTGPDSTCSSSTVVNSEVSSSSSSFQDFSGAISPAARFASIEKTKAPLGKNKPQVSENDISVVEGMELISGELERSSGLFPGILSPNPASLQPIPSTFFSPPSDPNPLGFFHDLSPVLHSNKNYAENSFLFSPSTFISPNTPNLDLFNNLFDL, via the coding sequence ATGACCATGGACTTTTCTGATTACTCCTCCGGGAAGTCGCCAAGGCGGGAGCTCCAAGGACCCCGGCCGACACCTCTAAAAGTACGAAAGGATTCTCACAAGATAAGAAAACCACCAGTCCCACCACAGCCATCACAGCCACAAGCACCGCCGCGCCCGCCGGTAATTATATACACAGTTTCTCCCAAGGTAATTCATGCAAACCCTAATGAGTTCATGACTCTAGTGCAACGTCTCACGGGTCCAGACTCCACATGTTCTTCATCCACGGTTGTGAACTCAGAAGtgtcttcatcttcttcaagttttcaagattTCAGTGGGGCAATATCGCCAGCAGCCCGCTTTGCATCCATAGAAAAAACTAAGGCTCCTTTAGGCAAGAACAAGCCACAAGTTAGTGAAAATGACATATCAGTGGTAGAAGGGATGGAGTTGATCAGTGGTGAGCTAGAAAGATCAAGTGGGCTTTTTCCAGGGATTTTATCGCCAAATCCAGCTTCCCTACAGCCTATTCCATCCACTTTTTTCTCTCCTCCATCTGATCCAAATCCTTTAGGGTTTTTTCATGATTTAAGCCCTGTATTACACAGCAACAAGAATTATGCAGAGAACAGCTTTCTGTTTAGTCCTTCAACTTTTATTTCCCCAAATACCCCAAATCTAGACCTTTTCAATAATCTTTTCGACCTTTGA
- the LOC113711647 gene encoding uncharacterized protein, producing MVRVCLQCGDKGFSSALNECVKCQKYFIHRYCLDKLPEKLDEFVHWVCDICEVDLSKELPSMKFNPVQDEERVHTGFKDVDGQLTVVEGERRRPRLRPKKKSVALLGQEDDERLESRPSSLLEDVELAMSSPLLTGLEKKEGSCSATKVKDHRFQLVDASTDLELTEKSNGLDTSSKDIEGEEMVVASKGRKRKILQLRVSPSEQVQDTVLATSSLSTDLKEKEACCSIAEVEDHRLQTGDTDRKLELTERSNIEHELSSLHDELTSNSPLSAECKEHVGFCSVAGVDHRFHLVEESTELELAEKSNSAREGRNNTTLKGLEGQKMVITSEERKRRGPQHGHTEQDQHAASATNTPLSTELEMNETSCPAAKVDDHELSSLEKLKKERMEVKFSSANLPQKGAGECLEGSQLASGHLENNLTVDNREQAVPRIEPIWRGNFVILNKDYQEFDDGLVAHLSSKACEKVYEEAILLPSALELEMLAKMDCWPKSFQKSQPSDDNIALYFFPLDKRSEGLFDCLVEEMMDQELAMKAIVKNAELLIFASNELPLSYWRFQGKYYLWGVFRGQQAPASKAEGIHEGIEEGTKTLAGAKSNDAGSPFGPLSNNGNFGSGKF from the exons GTGAGAGTTTGCCTGCAATGTGGTGACAAAGGATTTTCTAGTGCATTGAATGAATGTGTGAAGTGTCAGAAATATTTTATTCACAG ATATTGCCTAGATAAGTTACCAGAAAAACTCGATGAATTCGTCCATTGGGtttgtgatatatgtgaggttgACTTGTCAAAGGAATTACCTTCcatgaaatttaaccctgttCAAGATGAGGAAAGGGTCCATACTGGCTTTAAAGATGTTGATGGACAGTTGACAGTCGTTgaaggagaaagaagaagaccaAGACTGAGGCCGAAGAAAAAGAGTGTAGCACTGTTAGGACAGGAAGACGATGAAAGACTTGAAAGTAGACCCTCTAGTCTACTTGAAGATGTTGAACTGGCTATGAGCTCTCCACTATTAACAGGGTTGGAGAAGAAAGAGGGCTCTTGCTCAGCAACCAAGGTGAAAGATCATAGATTTCAACTGGTTGATGCAAGCACAGACCTAGAGCTAACAGAGAAAAGCAATGGCTTGGATACAAGCTCAAAAGATATTGAAGGAGAAGAGATGGTTGTTGCCAGTAAaggcagaaaaagaaaaatactgcAGCTTAGGGTTAGCCCCTCTGAGCAAGTTCAAGATACTGTTTTGGCTACCAGTTCATTGTCAACAGATTTAAAGGAGAAAGAGGCCTGTTGCTCAATAGCCGAGGTGGAAGATCATAGACTTCAAACTGGTGATACAGATAGAAAGCTGGAGCTGACAGAGAGAAGCAACATAGAACATGAGTTATCTTCACTACATGATGAATTGACTTCCAATTCTCCGTTGTCAGCAGAATGCAAGGAGCATGTGGGCTTTTGCTCAGTAGCCGGGGTGGACCATAGATTTCATCTGGTTGAAGAAAGCACAGAGCTGGAGCTAGCAGAGAAAAGCAACAGTGCTCGTGAGGGAAGGAATAATACAACTTTAAAAGGTCTTGAAGGACAAAAGATGGTCATCACCagcgaagaaagaaaaagaagaggacCACAGCATGGGCACACTGAGCAAGATCAGCATGCTGCTAGTGCTACCAATACTCCATTGTCTACAGAATTAGAGATGAACGAGACTTCTTGCCCAGCAGCCAAGGTGGATGATCATGAGCTGTCTTCGCTCGAGAAGCTCAAAAAGGAGAGAATGGAGGTTAAATTTTCATCAGCTAATTTGCCACAAAAAGGTGCTGGGGAATGCTTGGAGGGTTCTCAATTAGCATCAGGTCATTTAGAAAATAATTTAACCGTTGACAATCGTGAACAGGCAGTGCCACGTATTGAGCCAATCTGGAG GGGAAATTTTGTCATACTGAACAAGGATTATCAAGAATTTGATGATGGATTAGTAGCTCATTTATCTAGCAAAGCATGTGAGAAAGTATATGAGGAGGCAATCTTGTTGCCATCAGCGCTTGAACTTGAAATGCTTGCCAAAATGGATTGCTGGCCAAAGAGTTTTCAAAAATCACAGCCATCTGATGACAATATTGCACTATATTTCTTTCCATTGGATAAAAG GTCTGAAGGGCTTTTTGATTGTTTGGTTGAGGAGATGATGGACCAAGAACTTGCTATGAAAGCAATTGTCAAAAATGCAGAGCTCTTGATTTTTGCCTCTAATGAACTGCCACTTAGTTACTGGA GATTTCAGGGGAAGTATTATCTGTGGGGTGTTTTTAGGGGGCAACAAGCCCCTGCTTCCAAGGCGGAAGGAATCCATGAAGGCATTGAAGAGGGAACAAAAACACTTGCGGGGGCCAAAAGTAATGATGCAGGAAGTCCTTTTGGTCCTTTAAGCAACAATGGTAATTTTGGGTCTGGCAAGTTTTGA